A single window of Streptomyces aquilus DNA harbors:
- a CDS encoding putative quinol monooxygenase: MSATYGFSVTLTAKPATADRLVHLLLSGLNEGNPGASEHCVAYLVSRSASDPDVVHVIEGWTSEEDHHRIFAGEAAQAIVAQIDPLLAREPEYTDHVPLGGKATL, translated from the coding sequence ATGAGCGCCACGTACGGCTTCAGCGTCACCCTGACCGCCAAGCCCGCGACCGCGGACCGGTTGGTCCACCTGCTGTTGTCCGGTCTGAACGAGGGCAACCCCGGCGCGAGCGAGCACTGCGTCGCCTACCTCGTCTCCCGCTCCGCGTCCGACCCCGACGTCGTCCACGTCATCGAGGGTTGGACCAGCGAGGAGGACCACCACCGGATCTTCGCCGGTGAGGCCGCCCAGGCCATCGTGGCGCAGATCGACCCGCTGCTGGCCAGGGAGCCCGAGTACACCGATCACGTCCCCCTCGGCGGCAAAGCCACCCTGTGA
- a CDS encoding FadR/GntR family transcriptional regulator, protein MNDTPAPEVALPTQVSPAAAVTVSGADARPGYRPTYEVVAERILEFIAESRLVAGDRMPTENDLAQRLNTSRTVVREAVKILSALGRVRAHKGRGLFVADDEGMLITSRWGGFFRPVDLDHVFMLFEFRRVQEMAASSLAATRATPAELRTIEVAMQRCRHGFVHGQVDEFNEADEAFHGAVATASHNAFLVSAVRDARRLQRQSSAIGIHDTLGEGTESAVVEHEVIYRAIRDGRPDEAAEATAAHLDRTLEDYRREIQRRLFG, encoded by the coding sequence ATGAACGACACACCGGCGCCCGAAGTCGCGTTGCCGACGCAGGTCTCTCCCGCTGCGGCAGTGACGGTGAGCGGCGCGGACGCTCGGCCTGGGTACCGGCCCACCTACGAGGTTGTGGCGGAGCGGATTCTCGAGTTCATCGCCGAGTCGCGTCTGGTGGCGGGCGACCGGATGCCCACGGAGAACGATCTGGCCCAGAGGCTGAACACCAGCAGGACCGTGGTACGGGAGGCCGTGAAGATCCTCTCGGCGCTCGGCCGGGTCCGGGCGCACAAGGGGCGTGGACTGTTCGTCGCGGACGACGAGGGCATGCTCATCACCAGCCGCTGGGGCGGCTTCTTCCGCCCGGTCGACCTCGATCACGTGTTCATGTTGTTCGAGTTCCGCAGGGTTCAGGAGATGGCCGCGAGCAGTCTGGCCGCCACCCGTGCCACGCCCGCGGAGCTGCGGACCATCGAGGTGGCCATGCAGCGGTGCCGGCACGGCTTCGTCCATGGTCAGGTCGACGAGTTCAACGAGGCGGACGAGGCCTTCCACGGGGCTGTGGCCACGGCCTCGCACAATGCCTTCCTCGTCAGCGCGGTGCGTGACGCGCGACGACTGCAGCGGCAGTCCAGCGCGATCGGGATCCATGACACGCTCGGTGAAGGTACCGAGTCCGCGGTCGTGGAACATGAGGTGATCTACCGGGCCATTCGCGACGGCCGGCCCGACGAGGCGGCCGAGGCTACGGCGGCACATCTCGACAGGACCCTGGAGGACTACCGGCGGGAGATCCAGCGGCGCCTGTTCGGATAG
- a CDS encoding AraC family transcriptional regulator has translation MPLEELRTLLARHAGPGWTTAIDGVLVSKVDRPDPPAPSMTGMVLAVIAQGAKRLALGDRVYEYGPGQFLVASVDLPVTGQFTQAAPEEPALGFGLTLDPSAVAELLLQAGPGDTPRTGTGAPSAIVVSDAPPALLDAVVRLLRLLDEPRDRAVLAPLIKREILWRLITSEQGATVRQLGLADSSLSHVSRAVRWIRENYAQPFRVEDVARMSGLSASAFYRNFQAVTAMSPIQFQKQIRLQEARLLLATHPGDVTGVGQRVGYDNPSQFSREYRRQFGAPPSRDAMRLRETVRAPTGVLP, from the coding sequence ATGCCTCTCGAAGAGCTCCGAACTCTGCTCGCCCGGCACGCCGGGCCGGGATGGACCACCGCCATCGACGGCGTCCTCGTCTCCAAGGTCGACCGCCCCGACCCGCCGGCCCCGTCCATGACCGGCATGGTGCTCGCGGTCATCGCGCAGGGCGCCAAACGACTCGCTCTCGGCGACCGGGTCTACGAGTACGGTCCCGGGCAGTTCCTGGTCGCGTCCGTCGACCTGCCCGTCACCGGACAGTTCACCCAGGCCGCCCCCGAAGAGCCGGCCCTCGGCTTCGGACTCACGCTGGACCCGTCCGCCGTCGCCGAGCTGCTTCTCCAGGCCGGCCCCGGAGACACCCCGCGCACCGGCACGGGCGCGCCCTCGGCGATCGTCGTCAGCGATGCCCCGCCCGCGCTGCTCGACGCGGTGGTCCGGCTCCTACGACTGCTCGACGAGCCCCGCGACCGGGCCGTACTCGCACCACTCATCAAACGCGAGATCCTCTGGCGGCTCATCACCAGCGAGCAGGGGGCGACGGTCCGCCAGCTCGGCCTCGCCGACAGCAGCCTCAGCCATGTCTCCCGGGCCGTGCGCTGGATCCGCGAGAACTACGCGCAGCCCTTCCGTGTCGAGGACGTGGCCCGGATGTCGGGCTTGAGCGCCTCTGCCTTCTACCGCAACTTCCAGGCGGTGACCGCGATGAGCCCTATCCAGTTCCAGAAGCAGATCCGGCTTCAGGAGGCCCGGCTGCTGCTTGCCACGCACCCAGGCGACGTCACCGGAGTCGGCCAGCGCGTCGGCTATGACAACCCCTCCCAGTTCAGCCGGGAGTACCGCCGTCAGTTCGGCGCGCCGCCCAGCCGGGACGCAATGCGGCTGCGCGAGACCGTGCGCGCCCCCACCGGCGTCCTGCCCTGA
- a CDS encoding alpha/beta hydrolase gives MTMARPSLDPELRELLADMPLMSELTPEVLAQLRQLPSTPLDSLLAHRQVDRREVTVPAKDGDPIPLSVLSPSPAARRTTAPCVYWMHGGGMVMGDRFSQIDIPLEWLDRLGAVVVSVDYRLAPEATGTVPVDDCYQGLLWVAEHAAELGIDPARIIVAGVSAGGGLAAGVSLLARDLGGPAIAAQMLICPMLDHRNASTSSRQYSGTPGVWTSEMNAFGWRSLIGDLTDAEVSPYMSPALAQDLSNLPSTYIDTGSAEVFRDEDTDYATRIWAAGGQAELHVWAGGFHGFDALCPQARISTTARRTRTDWLTRLLR, from the coding sequence ATGACCATGGCACGCCCTTCCCTGGACCCCGAACTGCGTGAACTCCTGGCCGACATGCCTCTCATGTCCGAGCTCACGCCGGAAGTTCTCGCCCAACTGCGCCAACTCCCCTCGACGCCGCTCGACTCCCTGCTCGCACACCGGCAGGTCGACCGGCGCGAGGTCACCGTGCCGGCCAAGGACGGTGACCCGATCCCTCTGTCGGTCCTCAGTCCCTCGCCCGCCGCGCGCCGCACCACCGCCCCTTGCGTCTACTGGATGCACGGCGGCGGGATGGTCATGGGCGACCGCTTCTCCCAGATCGACATCCCGCTGGAGTGGCTCGACCGGTTGGGCGCGGTCGTGGTCTCCGTCGACTACCGGCTCGCGCCGGAGGCCACCGGTACGGTCCCGGTCGACGACTGCTACCAAGGACTGCTGTGGGTCGCCGAACACGCCGCCGAACTGGGCATCGACCCCGCCAGGATCATCGTCGCGGGCGTCAGCGCGGGAGGGGGCCTCGCGGCCGGCGTGAGTCTGCTGGCCCGCGACCTCGGCGGCCCCGCGATCGCCGCGCAGATGCTCATCTGCCCCATGCTCGACCATCGCAACGCATCCACCTCCAGCCGCCAGTACTCCGGCACACCCGGCGTCTGGACCAGCGAGATGAACGCGTTCGGATGGCGCTCGCTCATCGGTGACCTCACCGACGCCGAGGTCTCCCCCTACATGTCGCCTGCCTTGGCCCAGGACCTCTCCAACCTGCCGAGCACCTACATCGACACCGGCTCCGCCGAGGTCTTCCGCGACGAGGACACCGACTATGCCACGCGCATCTGGGCGGCCGGCGGCCAGGCCGAACTCCACGTCTGGGCGGGCGGCTTCCACGGCTTCGACGCCCTCTGCCCACAAGCCCGCATCTCCACCACGGCCCGCCGCACCCGCACCGACTGGCTCACACGGCTCCTGCGCTGA
- a CDS encoding family 43 glycosylhydrolase, which translates to MDITRRQLGRLAVVGTGALLLPGLLPAGRAAAAVPPAGTWGDQGDGSYVNPVLPGDFSDWDCIRVGTDYYGITSTFGYSPGVAVLHSKDLVNWRTLGGAVSDVTQIGPLLNWDRMNRYGRGVWAGAIRFHAGRYWVYFNTPDEGFFMTSAASPEGPWDPPTAVWRTSGWDDPCPFWDDDGQGYLVTSHYSDGYKINLFKLSEDGKSLVGSPTVIHQSPGSEANKLYKINGVYYHLYSEVKSEGRVLMMNRGSNLYGPYETKQLEHVNASVDREPNQGGLVQTPDGTWYFVTHHGHGDWEGRPLSLLPVTWVDGWPILGQVGADGIGTMVWTGKVPAGGTPGLPVDVLPPVVTSDLFTGTSIKPQWEWYYQPRAGYWSLTERPGYLRLKAFAPLAADNLTKVGNSLTQRVLRTAGGATVTVRLELAGLADGQHAGLCHYAATYAGLGVRRWGTTTTIAHNSGGTLTDGPVIAHNAVWLRTTWDVNGVSQFSYSLDGATYTAFGGTYQLTWGGYRGDRVGLYTYNPNNTGYVDFDSVQYTIAPTRAYKCVSVRSGKVADVSGGSQADGAVVIQWPDKGVPNQQWAFQSTGDGFHTIMCVNSGKVLDVAGSSTADGARVVQLPADGRASQQWQLRPVTGGVFLVVNRNSGKVLDVSGGSTADGAALIQYSDRGSTNQQWTFSRVTG; encoded by the coding sequence GTGGACATCACCAGAAGACAGCTCGGCCGGCTCGCCGTGGTCGGCACCGGGGCTCTCCTGCTGCCGGGGCTGCTGCCCGCCGGCAGGGCCGCGGCAGCCGTGCCTCCCGCCGGCACGTGGGGGGACCAAGGCGACGGCTCCTACGTCAACCCCGTCCTCCCGGGCGACTTCAGCGACTGGGACTGCATCCGGGTCGGCACCGACTACTACGGCATCACCAGCACGTTCGGGTACTCGCCCGGCGTGGCCGTGCTGCACTCGAAGGATCTGGTCAACTGGCGCACGCTGGGCGGCGCGGTCAGTGATGTGACCCAGATCGGCCCCCTGCTGAACTGGGACCGGATGAACCGCTACGGCCGTGGCGTGTGGGCCGGGGCCATCCGCTTCCACGCGGGCCGGTACTGGGTGTACTTCAACACTCCCGACGAAGGCTTCTTCATGACCTCGGCCGCCTCGCCGGAAGGGCCGTGGGATCCGCCGACGGCGGTGTGGCGGACCTCCGGCTGGGACGACCCGTGCCCGTTCTGGGACGACGACGGCCAGGGCTACCTGGTCACCTCGCACTACTCGGACGGTTACAAGATCAACCTGTTCAAGCTGTCCGAGGACGGCAAGTCGCTGGTCGGCTCTCCCACCGTCATCCACCAGTCGCCGGGCAGCGAGGCCAACAAGCTGTACAAGATCAACGGCGTCTACTACCACCTGTACAGCGAGGTGAAGTCCGAGGGCCGGGTGCTGATGATGAACCGCGGCTCCAACCTCTACGGCCCCTACGAGACCAAACAGCTCGAACACGTCAACGCCTCGGTGGACCGCGAGCCCAACCAGGGCGGGCTCGTGCAAACCCCGGACGGCACCTGGTACTTCGTGACCCATCACGGCCACGGCGACTGGGAGGGGCGGCCGCTGTCGCTGCTGCCGGTGACCTGGGTGGACGGCTGGCCGATCCTGGGCCAGGTGGGCGCGGACGGCATCGGCACCATGGTGTGGACGGGCAAGGTGCCCGCCGGCGGCACGCCCGGTCTGCCGGTCGACGTCCTGCCCCCCGTGGTGACCAGCGACCTGTTCACCGGCACCAGCATCAAGCCGCAGTGGGAGTGGTACTACCAGCCGCGCGCGGGCTATTGGTCGCTGACCGAACGCCCCGGCTACCTGCGGCTGAAGGCGTTCGCGCCGCTGGCGGCCGACAACCTGACCAAGGTCGGCAACTCCCTCACCCAGCGGGTGCTGCGCACGGCGGGCGGCGCGACGGTGACGGTCCGCCTGGAACTGGCCGGCCTCGCAGACGGCCAGCACGCCGGGCTGTGCCACTACGCGGCCACCTACGCCGGGTTGGGCGTGCGGCGCTGGGGGACCACCACCACGATCGCGCACAACTCCGGCGGCACCCTGACCGACGGCCCGGTGATCGCGCATAACGCCGTGTGGCTGCGCACCACTTGGGACGTCAACGGGGTCAGCCAGTTCTCCTACAGCCTCGACGGCGCCACATACACGGCCTTCGGCGGCACCTACCAACTCACCTGGGGTGGATACCGCGGTGACCGGGTCGGCCTCTACACGTACAACCCCAACAACACCGGCTACGTCGACTTCGACTCGGTGCAGTACACGATCGCACCCACCAGGGCCTACAAGTGCGTCAGTGTGCGCAGCGGCAAGGTCGCCGACGTGTCCGGCGGTTCCCAGGCGGACGGTGCCGTCGTGATCCAGTGGCCCGACAAGGGCGTACCGAACCAGCAGTGGGCCTTCCAGTCCACGGGCGACGGCTTCCACACCATCATGTGCGTCAACAGCGGCAAGGTCCTCGACGTGGCGGGGTCCTCGACGGCGGACGGCGCCCGAGTCGTGCAGCTGCCCGCCGACGGCCGGGCCAGCCAGCAGTGGCAGCTGCGTCCCGTGACCGGTGGCGTGTTCCTCGTGGTCAACCGCAACAGCGGCAAGGTCCTCGACGTCAGCGGAGGCAGTACGGCCGACGGTGCCGCGCTGATCCAGTACTCCGACAGGGGCAGCACCAACCAGCAGTGGACCTTCTCCCGCGTCACCGGCTAG
- a CDS encoding RICIN domain-containing protein yields the protein MRPMRPLRIGTGTVKALAAAAVVFVAVLPAQPAYAATTNFYVDPVNGSDSNSGTSPATAFRTITAAKAAVRTVNANMSDDIVVNLRGGTYSLTSPISFGTGDSGTNGHTVVYQAYNGETPVISGGKAITGWTAAANGEYKASVGSLDFRQLYVNGVRATRARYPDVGSDFQLQGSDKNNKLLKVLSSQVSNWDHLNQVELMLETQWGESYLRLKSINTGGGTADVSIQDHEAGILFPRPFPVLSDGSPLHFENAHEFLNEPGEFYVDTAAQTVYYKPRPGEDMSTAGVQAPTAQTLFDIKGTSLDSPAHDLRFSGITFTQTTWTEATNNGYLNGQGGLYNLSADTSNHQYVGRPPAGVQASYADRLSFTGDTFTQMGATALDLHHGVHDSSVTGNLIYDISGNGIMVGKFSDPTVEMHTVYNPPSSPAGEDAREVVKNVTVKNNLITRIGEDYTGTAGIDAGFVNSTTIDHNDISDAPWAAISLGWGWQSAANAEGNNSVSYNRIGNVMNRLCDSAGIYHLSNDPGTVVNGNYIHDVLRTPAACGSAVAGLYTDEGSDNMTLSNNVLSRTDGFINQNRNGTHVTLTNNTTSGDSVIKASGLEPAYQGLAAKLNLAYNKPTSASSVYGSGTPAANANDNNGSTGWSPTGNDSSAWWQVDLGQAHQLGQFSLTTRQDLDQSETRGHFEVRASNDPSFATYTVIGRQTDNLPLAATLTGDIDVRQKFRYVRVAKTDGAYFYIADFGVQQAGGALEDATGTPNTNPSTYYTIKNVNSGQLMDVSGGSTADGASVIQWPGNGGANQQWSIVPVSGQLFRIVNRNSGKVLDFGWASHWRGTAVQQYGYNGGSNQLWYFEPVSGGYVIRNFESRQVLEVGGGSTANGAAISQYMSLNQSNQAWTIQ from the coding sequence ATGAGACCCATGAGACCCCTGCGCATCGGTACGGGGACGGTCAAGGCGCTCGCGGCGGCGGCTGTCGTCTTCGTGGCCGTGCTGCCCGCTCAACCCGCCTACGCGGCCACGACGAACTTCTACGTCGACCCCGTCAACGGCAGTGACAGCAACTCAGGAACCAGCCCCGCCACGGCGTTCAGGACCATTACGGCCGCCAAGGCCGCGGTGCGAACCGTGAACGCGAACATGTCCGACGACATCGTGGTGAACCTGCGCGGCGGCACCTACTCCCTCACCAGCCCGATCTCCTTCGGCACCGGCGACTCGGGCACGAACGGCCACACGGTCGTCTACCAGGCGTACAACGGTGAGACGCCCGTGATCAGCGGCGGCAAGGCGATCACCGGCTGGACGGCGGCCGCGAACGGCGAGTACAAGGCGTCCGTGGGCAGCCTCGACTTCCGGCAGCTGTACGTCAACGGAGTCCGCGCCACCCGGGCCCGCTACCCCGATGTCGGCTCGGACTTCCAGCTCCAGGGCAGCGACAAGAACAACAAGCTGCTGAAGGTGCTCAGTTCCCAGGTCTCCAACTGGGACCACCTGAACCAGGTCGAACTGATGCTGGAGACGCAGTGGGGCGAGAGCTACCTGCGGCTGAAGTCGATCAACACCGGCGGCGGCACCGCCGACGTGTCGATCCAGGACCACGAGGCGGGCATCCTGTTCCCCCGCCCCTTCCCGGTCCTCTCCGACGGCTCCCCTCTGCACTTCGAGAACGCCCACGAATTCCTCAACGAACCAGGCGAGTTCTACGTCGACACGGCCGCGCAGACCGTCTACTACAAGCCCCGCCCCGGCGAGGACATGTCCACGGCCGGCGTGCAGGCGCCCACGGCGCAGACGCTGTTCGACATCAAGGGCACCAGCCTCGACAGCCCCGCCCACGACCTGCGCTTCTCCGGGATCACCTTCACTCAGACCACCTGGACGGAGGCGACGAACAACGGCTACCTCAACGGCCAGGGCGGCCTCTACAACCTCTCGGCCGACACCTCCAACCACCAGTACGTCGGCCGTCCGCCCGCCGGGGTCCAGGCGTCGTACGCCGACCGCCTCTCCTTCACCGGCGACACCTTCACGCAGATGGGCGCCACCGCCCTCGACCTGCACCATGGCGTGCACGACAGCAGCGTGACCGGCAACCTCATCTACGACATCTCCGGCAACGGAATCATGGTCGGCAAGTTCTCCGACCCGACCGTGGAGATGCACACCGTCTACAACCCGCCCAGCTCACCGGCCGGCGAGGACGCCCGGGAGGTGGTCAAGAACGTCACCGTCAAGAACAACCTGATCACCCGGATCGGCGAGGACTACACGGGCACCGCGGGCATCGACGCGGGCTTCGTCAACAGCACCACCATCGACCACAACGACATCTCCGACGCCCCATGGGCCGCCATCTCACTGGGCTGGGGCTGGCAGTCGGCGGCCAACGCCGAAGGCAACAACAGCGTCAGCTACAACCGGATCGGCAATGTGATGAACCGGCTCTGCGACTCCGCCGGCATCTATCACCTCTCCAACGACCCGGGCACGGTCGTCAACGGCAACTACATCCACGACGTGCTGCGCACGCCGGCCGCCTGCGGATCGGCGGTGGCCGGCCTCTACACGGACGAGGGGTCGGACAACATGACCCTGTCGAACAACGTGTTGTCGCGCACGGACGGATTCATCAACCAGAACCGCAACGGCACCCACGTCACGCTCACCAACAACACGACGTCCGGCGACTCGGTGATCAAGGCCTCCGGTCTTGAGCCCGCCTACCAGGGACTGGCCGCCAAGCTCAACCTGGCCTACAACAAGCCGACTTCCGCGTCGTCCGTCTACGGTTCCGGCACGCCGGCCGCGAACGCCAACGACAACAACGGCTCGACCGGCTGGTCGCCGACCGGCAACGACAGCTCGGCCTGGTGGCAGGTCGACCTCGGGCAGGCCCACCAGCTCGGACAGTTCTCCCTGACCACCCGGCAGGACCTGGACCAGTCCGAGACCCGCGGCCACTTCGAGGTCCGGGCCTCCAACGACCCGTCCTTCGCCACCTACACCGTCATAGGACGCCAGACGGACAACCTGCCGCTCGCCGCGACACTCACGGGCGACATCGACGTCCGCCAGAAGTTCCGCTACGTACGGGTCGCCAAGACCGACGGCGCGTACTTCTACATCGCGGACTTCGGCGTACAGCAGGCCGGCGGGGCGCTGGAGGACGCGACCGGCACGCCGAACACCAACCCGTCGACGTACTACACGATCAAGAACGTCAACAGCGGACAGCTGATGGACGTCTCCGGAGGGTCCACCGCCGACGGCGCGAGCGTCATCCAGTGGCCGGGCAACGGTGGAGCCAACCAGCAGTGGAGCATCGTCCCGGTCAGCGGCCAGCTCTTCAGGATCGTGAACCGCAACAGTGGCAAGGTCCTGGACTTCGGCTGGGCCAGCCACTGGCGGGGGACCGCGGTGCAGCAGTACGGCTACAACGGCGGCAGCAACCAGCTGTGGTACTTCGAGCCGGTCAGCGGTGGGTACGTCATCCGCAACTTCGAGAGCAGGCAGGTCCTGGAGGTCGGTGGCGGGTCGACGGCCAACGGCGCCGCCATCAGCCAGTACATGTCCCTGAACCAGTCCAACCAGGCCTGGACGATCCAGTGA
- a CDS encoding RICIN domain-containing protein, whose amino-acid sequence MKPAASPTRTISAALATALSAVLLTSLATPSPASAATQATYYVAPDGDDANAGTISAPFKTLQHARDVVRTVNDNMTGDINVYLRGGTYPVSSTIGFTSADSGTKGHHVVYAAYPGEKPVLDGGVQVTGWTQHSGNIWKATLDRDDKLRALYVNGERAEMASKTINSAGCYGTYTVTAGQAPWAWESGSQCDGAKYSLSDLPAVTSNQDDVEIKSATTWTTAIVGVRQITTSSDGANRVALFQQPGAAIAQAPPYGPFKASGSHTFMNAYEFLDQPGEFYFDRTKHTLYYYKSSSEDMTSADVFAPNHVSTLLKVAGTSTTNHARNITFSGLTVEHSDWNLVKVAGSVFRQGTQGNADSTVYARQNFHAYTYRNVDLPPAAVQIENANGIVLSRNTVQHTGADGITLANDVTDSQLTGNVTNDVAGSALTVGHPQHVYIGDYTSTNNEKYPVSVEGLCKNISITDNYLHDSAVLFEASSPVSAYFVDSLSVQHNRIEKSPWAGITLGWGWWNFDGSTNSVNPGNPTTTARNNTIKYNEIFDTMQVLGDSAPIYTLGSQPGTEISNNYIKGVPAGHKYGLHPDEGSAFINEHDNVLDVDPNVAYTINSGTWGRQHDLTLTNNYGTLNKIFSKSVPNSTIQDVRAYPDKVWPSQAYGIAVNAGLEGAYQDLVPRSNLGLQDYALPASTFTGKGVSFVPVRPLGDATRTLWLAPAGTTTFAVGPTMTKAAGTATTIAVPPKPGDYRLYVVDAQGNASAASKSFVRQRWTYVDDKDSVLTYSSPWSNWNDSRDFKGSESYTNRAGDSVQYSFTGSGVRYLGMTQPNMGKVDVYIDGTLAQSGIDAYASTVTKQVLLFEKTDLAAGPHTIKVVCTGTKNTASSNTVCALDAFAALPFPTPSVLYKVLNKNSGKTIDVSGASTAAAANVIQWNDTAAQNQRWLSFPVGDGSYEIVNQNSGQLLDVSGASTADDATVVQQPDNNAASQHWTLVAAGNGYYKIKNANSGKLLAVSGSSTAAGAQLVQTTDTNADSQLWQAVSAD is encoded by the coding sequence TTGAAGCCTGCCGCCTCTCCCACCCGCACGATTTCAGCAGCACTCGCGACGGCTCTCTCCGCGGTGCTGCTGACCTCCCTCGCGACACCGTCCCCGGCCTCGGCCGCGACCCAGGCGACGTACTACGTCGCTCCCGACGGCGACGACGCCAACGCCGGGACGATTTCCGCACCGTTCAAGACGTTGCAGCACGCCCGGGACGTCGTGCGCACGGTCAACGACAACATGACCGGAGACATCAACGTCTATCTCCGCGGCGGCACTTACCCGGTGAGCAGCACCATCGGCTTCACGTCGGCGGACTCCGGCACCAAGGGCCACCATGTCGTGTACGCCGCCTACCCGGGAGAGAAGCCGGTCCTGGACGGAGGCGTTCAGGTGACCGGCTGGACCCAGCACAGCGGGAACATCTGGAAGGCCACCCTCGACCGGGACGACAAGCTCCGTGCGCTCTACGTGAACGGCGAGCGTGCCGAGATGGCCTCGAAGACCATCAACTCGGCTGGATGTTATGGGACTTACACCGTGACGGCCGGCCAGGCCCCCTGGGCCTGGGAGTCGGGTTCGCAGTGCGACGGGGCCAAGTACAGCCTCTCCGACCTGCCCGCCGTCACCTCCAACCAGGACGACGTCGAGATCAAGTCGGCGACGACTTGGACCACGGCCATCGTGGGCGTCCGTCAGATCACCACCAGTTCGGACGGCGCCAACCGCGTGGCCCTGTTCCAGCAGCCGGGTGCGGCGATCGCTCAGGCGCCGCCGTACGGCCCGTTCAAAGCGAGCGGCAGCCATACGTTCATGAACGCGTACGAATTCCTGGACCAGCCGGGCGAGTTCTACTTCGACAGGACGAAGCACACGCTCTATTACTACAAGTCCAGTTCCGAGGACATGACGTCGGCGGATGTCTTCGCGCCGAACCACGTGTCCACTCTCCTGAAGGTCGCCGGTACGTCCACGACCAACCACGCCCGGAACATCACGTTCTCCGGGCTCACGGTCGAGCACTCCGACTGGAACCTGGTCAAGGTCGCGGGCTCCGTCTTCCGGCAGGGAACGCAGGGCAACGCCGACTCGACCGTGTACGCGCGGCAGAACTTCCACGCGTACACCTACCGCAATGTCGACCTGCCGCCCGCGGCCGTCCAGATCGAGAACGCCAACGGGATCGTCCTGTCACGCAACACCGTTCAGCACACCGGCGCCGACGGCATCACCCTCGCCAACGACGTGACCGACTCGCAGCTGACCGGCAACGTCACGAACGACGTCGCCGGATCCGCCCTCACCGTGGGACACCCGCAGCACGTGTACATCGGTGACTACACCTCGACCAACAACGAGAAGTACCCGGTGAGCGTCGAGGGACTCTGCAAGAACATATCGATCACGGACAACTACCTCCACGACAGTGCCGTGTTGTTCGAGGCGTCGAGTCCCGTGTCGGCGTACTTCGTGGACTCCCTGTCCGTGCAGCACAACCGGATCGAGAAGTCCCCGTGGGCGGGCATCACCCTCGGCTGGGGATGGTGGAACTTCGACGGTTCGACGAACTCCGTCAATCCCGGGAACCCGACCACCACGGCCAGGAACAACACGATCAAGTACAACGAGATCTTCGACACGATGCAGGTGCTCGGCGACTCCGCACCCATCTACACGCTGGGCAGCCAACCGGGAACGGAGATCAGCAACAACTACATCAAGGGCGTTCCGGCCGGCCACAAGTACGGCCTGCACCCCGATGAAGGCTCCGCCTTCATCAACGAACACGACAACGTCCTCGACGTGGACCCGAACGTCGCGTACACCATCAACTCCGGCACCTGGGGCCGACAGCACGACCTCACCCTCACCAACAACTACGGCACCCTCAACAAGATCTTCAGCAAGAGCGTCCCGAACAGCACCATTCAGGACGTGCGCGCGTACCCGGACAAGGTGTGGCCGTCGCAGGCGTACGGCATCGCCGTGAACGCGGGCCTCGAAGGCGCCTACCAGGACCTCGTCCCCCGCAGCAACCTGGGTCTGCAGGACTACGCCCTGCCCGCCAGCACGTTCACCGGCAAGGGCGTGTCGTTCGTCCCCGTCCGCCCCCTCGGTGACGCGACCAGGACGCTGTGGCTGGCTCCGGCCGGTACGACGACGTTCGCCGTCGGCCCCACCATGACGAAGGCGGCCGGAACCGCGACAACCATCGCCGTTCCGCCGAAGCCCGGTGACTACCGCCTCTACGTCGTGGACGCCCAGGGGAACGCCTCCGCCGCGTCGAAGTCGTTCGTCCGGCAGCGATGGACCTACGTCGACGACAAGGACTCCGTCCTCACCTACTCCTCCCCCTGGTCGAACTGGAACGACTCCAGGGACTTCAAGGGATCCGAGAGCTACACCAACAGGGCGGGCGACTCCGTCCAGTACTCCTTCACCGGCTCGGGCGTTCGGTACCTCGGCATGACGCAGCCGAACATGGGCAAGGTCGACGTCTACATCGACGGCACCCTGGCGCAGTCGGGCATCGACGCCTATGCCTCGACGGTGACGAAGCAGGTCTTGCTGTTCGAGAAGACGGATCTCGCCGCGGGTCCCCACACCATCAAGGTCGTGTGCACCGGAACGAAGAACACGGCCTCTTCCAACACCGTCTGCGCCCTGGACGCGTTCGCCGCCCTCCCCTTTCCCACCCCGAGCGTGCTCTACAAGGTCCTCAACAAGAACAGCGGCAAGACGATCGACGTCTCGGGCGCATCGACCGCGGCAGCGGCGAACGTCATCCAGTGGAACGACACCGCGGCGCAGAACCAGCGCTGGCTGTCGTTCCCGGTCGGTGACGGCAGCTACGAGATCGTCAACCAGAACAGCGGGCAACTGCTGGACGTCAGCGGTGCTTCCACCGCCGACGACGCGACCGTCGTCCAGCAGCCCGACAACAACGCCGCGAGCCAGCACTGGACCCTGGTGGCCGCCGGAAACGGCTACTACAAGATCAAGAATGCGAACAGCGGCAAGCTGCTCGCGGTGTCCGGCTCCTCCACAGCAGCAGGCGCCCAGCTCGTGCAGACGACCGACACGAACGCCGACAGCCAGCTGTGGCAAGCCGTGAGCGCGGACTGA